In a single window of the Micrococcaceae bacterium Sec5.7 genome:
- the hisD gene encoding histidinol dehydrogenase: MTISPDSSATPNPSAVNFRTVDLRGRRLTLAGLRAVVPRAGHQATADAEQNVTAIIADVRQRGFAALSDLARRFDGVEQTHPRVPAEALTAALENLDPAVRAALTESINRAGRFAEAQRPANIDVELGDGAVVSQNWVPVARVGLYVPGGLAPLASSVIMNVVPALAAGVKSIALASPPQKDRDGLPDPTILAAAALLGIKEVYAIGGAQAIAAFAYGIPAGDAGPSLEPVDVITGPGNIFVATAKRLVRGVVGIDSEAGTTEIAILADSTATPALVAADLISQAEHDPKAGSVLITESEFLAAAVREELEIQAASTKHSQRVIEALSGPQSGVVLVDDLEQGIAVCDAYAAEHLEIMTAEAPSVAARIRNAGAIFVGDYSPVSLGDYCAGSNHVLPTSGTAAFSSGLNVTTFMRAIQVINYSRSALEHVSGHILSLSGAEDLPAHGDAVTARFSKGN, encoded by the coding sequence GTGACTATCTCTCCGGACAGCTCCGCCACCCCGAATCCTTCCGCCGTCAACTTCAGGACCGTTGACCTGCGGGGCCGCCGTCTGACCCTGGCGGGCCTCCGCGCAGTGGTGCCGCGTGCAGGGCACCAGGCCACGGCAGACGCCGAGCAGAACGTCACGGCCATCATCGCGGACGTCCGCCAGCGTGGCTTTGCGGCACTGAGCGATCTTGCACGGAGATTCGACGGCGTTGAGCAGACACACCCCAGGGTCCCGGCCGAAGCGCTCACAGCGGCGCTGGAAAACCTGGACCCTGCGGTCCGTGCGGCGCTGACGGAATCAATCAACAGGGCCGGCCGTTTCGCCGAGGCCCAGCGGCCCGCCAATATCGACGTCGAACTCGGGGACGGCGCCGTGGTGAGCCAGAACTGGGTTCCGGTTGCCCGGGTGGGACTCTACGTCCCCGGTGGACTGGCGCCGTTGGCCTCATCTGTCATCATGAACGTGGTGCCGGCACTGGCCGCAGGCGTAAAGTCCATCGCCCTGGCCTCGCCGCCGCAGAAAGACCGCGACGGGCTTCCGGATCCCACCATCCTTGCGGCGGCGGCTCTCCTTGGCATCAAAGAGGTCTATGCGATCGGCGGAGCCCAGGCCATCGCCGCCTTCGCCTATGGTATTCCGGCCGGCGACGCAGGTCCGTCCCTGGAACCCGTCGATGTTATTACCGGACCAGGCAACATCTTTGTCGCGACTGCGAAAAGGCTGGTCAGGGGCGTGGTGGGTATCGACTCCGAGGCTGGCACTACAGAGATCGCCATCCTGGCTGACTCTACTGCCACTCCGGCGTTGGTGGCTGCTGATCTGATCAGCCAGGCTGAACACGATCCGAAGGCCGGTTCCGTGCTGATCACGGAGTCGGAGTTCCTCGCGGCCGCAGTCCGCGAGGAACTCGAAATCCAGGCCGCATCCACGAAGCACAGCCAGCGCGTTATTGAGGCACTGTCCGGGCCTCAGTCAGGTGTGGTGCTTGTGGATGATCTGGAGCAGGGCATTGCTGTCTGCGACGCTTACGCTGCTGAACACCTCGAGATCATGACGGCGGAAGCACCGTCCGTAGCTGCCCGCATTCGCAACGCGGGAGCTATCTTTGTGGGGGACTACAGCCCGGTGAGCCTGGGGGACTACTGCGCAGGATCCAACCATGTCCTGCCTACCAGTGGTACGGCGGCGTTTTCGTCCGGTCTGAACGTCACCACGTTCATGCGCGCCATCCAGGTGATCAACTACAGCAGGTCCGCGCTGGAACACGTCAGCGGCCATATTCTAAGCCTTTCCGGAGCGGAAGACCTCCCGGCGCATGGGGATGCCGTCACCGCGAGGTTCTCCAAGGGCAATTAA
- the nrdR gene encoding transcriptional regulator NrdR, producing the protein MYCPFCRNPDSRVVDSRMADDGSAIRRRRQCPECGRRFTTVETTSLSVIKRSGVGEPFSRSKVVNGVRKACQGRPVTEDDLAMLAQEVEENIRAAGAAEIDAHEVGLAILGPLQKLDKVAYLRFASVYQAFESLEDFESAISLLRHESEVEAKGVDGKSSEKSPL; encoded by the coding sequence GTGTACTGTCCGTTTTGTCGTAATCCTGACTCCCGCGTTGTGGACAGCCGTATGGCTGACGACGGCTCCGCCATCCGGCGCCGCCGGCAGTGCCCCGAATGCGGCCGTCGGTTCACCACTGTGGAAACCACCAGCCTGTCTGTGATCAAGCGTTCGGGCGTGGGCGAGCCGTTTAGCCGCAGCAAGGTGGTCAATGGCGTCCGCAAGGCTTGCCAGGGCCGCCCTGTCACCGAGGATGACCTGGCCATGCTTGCCCAGGAAGTCGAGGAAAACATCCGGGCTGCCGGCGCCGCGGAGATCGACGCCCACGAGGTGGGCCTGGCTATCCTTGGTCCCCTCCAGAAGCTGGACAAGGTGGCCTACCTCCGCTTCGCCAGCGTTTACCAGGCCTTCGAATCCCTGGAAGATTTTGAGTCCGCCATTTCACTCCTCCGGCACGAGTCGGAAGTTGAAGCGAAGGGCGTCGACGGCAAGAGCTCTGAGAAGAGCCCGCTCTAA
- a CDS encoding SDR family oxidoreductase, whose product MKDADPGVMVVTGASRGIGAAIAEKAARAGYAVVVNFSSDAHGAASVVQGIISDGGTATAVQADVSDPAAVRSLFDAAGCLGRLTAVINNAGITGNLIGKLADVPTATVQRVIDVNVSGLIFVCQEAIRRLGTDQGGSGGSIVNISSTATKAGSPGTWAHYAASKGAVDVLTVGLAAEVADQRIRVNCVAPGSTNTGLHAAAGMPDRVERLNPTIPMGRGAEPEEVAAAVMWLLSEDAGYITGAILPVSGGR is encoded by the coding sequence ATGAAGGACGCAGACCCAGGGGTCATGGTGGTCACCGGCGCAAGCCGCGGCATCGGCGCTGCCATTGCGGAGAAGGCAGCGCGGGCCGGCTACGCCGTCGTCGTCAATTTTTCATCAGACGCACACGGCGCTGCGTCCGTTGTCCAAGGCATCATTTCCGACGGCGGCACGGCCACCGCGGTCCAGGCGGACGTCAGCGATCCGGCTGCCGTCCGGTCGCTCTTCGATGCTGCCGGATGCCTCGGCCGGCTAACGGCCGTAATTAACAACGCCGGTATCACCGGCAACCTGATCGGCAAACTCGCGGATGTTCCCACCGCGACCGTCCAGCGGGTTATTGACGTCAACGTTTCGGGACTGATCTTCGTCTGCCAGGAGGCAATCCGCCGGCTGGGCACGGATCAGGGTGGCAGCGGCGGTTCCATCGTCAACATTTCCTCGACGGCCACCAAAGCCGGCTCTCCCGGCACCTGGGCCCATTACGCGGCGTCCAAGGGCGCCGTCGACGTTCTGACGGTGGGGCTGGCCGCAGAAGTCGCAGACCAGCGCATCAGGGTGAACTGCGTGGCACCGGGCAGCACCAACACCGGGCTGCACGCGGCAGCAGGCATGCCGGACCGTGTGGAGCGGTTGAACCCGACCATTCCGATGGGACGCGGCGCAGAGCCGGAGGAGGTGGCCGCAGCGGTTATGTGGCTGCTGTCGGAAGACGCCGGCTACATTACCGGCGCTATCCTGCCTGTTTCAGGCGGGCGCTGA
- a CDS encoding ROK family protein gives MAKKDEKTHKNAPLIGIDIGGTGIKGGIVDLKKGKLVGERFRVPTPQPSTPEAVADVVAQVVEELTSRPDAPAADSHVGVTFPGIIQHGVVLSAANVDKSWLNTDIDGLLTKRLGRPVEVINDADAAGLAEARYGAGAGVDGTVLVITLGTGIGSAFIFDGRLVPNAELGHLEIDGFDAESKASAVARERDGLSWDEYSVLLQRYFSHVEFLFSPELFIVGGGISKRADEYLPNLKLRTPIVPAELKNEAGIVGAAIEIAVKHNLAK, from the coding sequence TTGGCCAAGAAGGACGAGAAGACCCACAAGAACGCCCCGCTGATCGGCATCGACATCGGCGGCACCGGGATCAAGGGCGGCATTGTCGACCTGAAGAAGGGCAAGCTGGTCGGTGAGCGCTTCCGCGTTCCTACGCCCCAGCCGTCTACGCCGGAGGCCGTGGCCGACGTTGTGGCACAGGTTGTCGAGGAACTGACCTCCCGCCCGGACGCACCGGCTGCCGACTCCCACGTGGGCGTTACGTTCCCGGGAATCATCCAGCACGGTGTGGTCCTCTCGGCGGCCAACGTTGACAAAAGCTGGCTCAACACGGACATCGACGGCCTTCTCACCAAGCGCCTCGGCCGTCCGGTTGAGGTTATTAACGACGCCGACGCCGCGGGCCTGGCTGAAGCCCGTTACGGTGCAGGCGCCGGCGTGGACGGGACGGTGCTGGTGATCACGCTGGGCACCGGGATCGGTTCAGCCTTCATCTTCGACGGCAGGCTGGTCCCCAACGCCGAGCTCGGCCACCTCGAGATCGACGGTTTCGACGCCGAAAGCAAAGCATCAGCCGTGGCGCGTGAGCGCGACGGATTGAGCTGGGATGAATACAGTGTCCTGCTGCAGCGTTACTTCTCGCACGTCGAATTCCTGTTCTCGCCCGAGCTCTTTATTGTGGGCGGCGGCATCTCCAAGCGCGCCGACGAGTACCTGCCCAACCTGAAGCTCCGGACCCCCATCGTGCCGGCAGAGCTGAAGAACGAGGCAGGGATTGTGGGCGCCGCGATCGAGATCGCCGTGAAACACAACCTCGCCAAGTAG
- the map gene encoding type I methionyl aminopeptidase produces the protein MPSLASTAPTGTLTQGTVSPQLPVPASIPRPEYVGKPGPAKFTGSEVKSAETVEKIRIASRIAAQAIVEVGKHVVPGVTTDQLDRIGHEFLLDHKSYPSTLGYRGFPKSLCSSLNEVICHGIPDTTVVRDGDILNIDITAFIGGVHGDTNYTFLAGDVDDESRLLVERTQESLNRAIKAVAPGREINVIGRAIQSYAKRFGYGVVRDFTGHGVGEAFHTGLIIPHYDAAPAYNTVIETGMVFTVEPMLTLGTVDWDMWPDDWTVVTRDRKRTAQFEHTLLVTESGAEILTLP, from the coding sequence ATGCCTTCCCTAGCCTCGACTGCACCCACCGGCACCCTGACCCAGGGAACTGTCAGCCCGCAGCTGCCGGTTCCCGCGTCCATCCCCCGCCCCGAGTACGTGGGCAAGCCGGGGCCGGCCAAATTCACCGGTTCCGAGGTCAAGTCCGCTGAGACCGTCGAGAAGATCCGAATCGCCAGCAGAATCGCCGCCCAGGCGATCGTAGAAGTAGGCAAGCACGTCGTTCCCGGAGTCACTACTGACCAGCTGGACAGGATCGGCCATGAATTTCTCCTCGATCACAAGTCCTACCCGTCTACGCTGGGCTACCGCGGCTTCCCGAAATCCCTGTGCTCATCGCTGAATGAGGTCATCTGCCACGGCATTCCGGACACCACGGTGGTGCGGGACGGTGACATCCTGAACATCGACATCACGGCATTCATCGGCGGTGTCCACGGCGACACCAACTACACGTTCCTGGCGGGCGACGTCGACGACGAGTCCCGCCTGCTGGTGGAACGCACGCAGGAATCCCTGAACCGCGCCATCAAGGCTGTGGCACCGGGCCGCGAGATCAATGTGATCGGCCGCGCCATCCAGTCCTACGCCAAGCGGTTCGGCTACGGCGTGGTCCGCGACTTCACCGGCCACGGCGTCGGTGAGGCTTTCCACACGGGCCTCATCATCCCGCACTACGACGCCGCCCCGGCCTATAACACAGTCATCGAAACGGGCATGGTCTTCACCGTTGAACCCATGCTCACCCTTGGCACCGTTGACTGGGACATGTGGCCCGATGACTGGACCGTGGTGACCCGCGACCGTAAACGCACGGCCCAGTTCGAACACACACTCCTGGTCACAGAGTCCGGCGCCGAGATCCTGACGCTGCCCTGA
- a CDS encoding SPOR domain-containing protein, protein MTEYWYNVNTHEVEEDALSDWTQLIGPYKTREEAEHALEKVKSRNEAWDKGDDE, encoded by the coding sequence ATGACTGAATACTGGTACAACGTGAACACCCACGAGGTGGAAGAGGACGCGCTGTCGGACTGGACCCAGCTGATCGGCCCCTACAAGACCCGGGAAGAGGCCGAACACGCGCTCGAAAAGGTCAAGTCCCGTAACGAAGCCTGGGACAAGGGCGACGACGAATAA
- the panB gene encoding 3-methyl-2-oxobutanoate hydroxymethyltransferase: MASSNSSDSSVSAEVPAPYGNGPAQPPAPPSDSAKKPVPRIRTHHLQQAKTNGEHFAMLTAYEQYTAEIFDQAGIEVLLVGDSASNNVFGNETSLPVTVDELLPLCRAVARSAKRALVVADLPFGSYEVSAQQAVATGVRFLKEGLAHAVKIEGGTFYAETVRAMVQAGIPVMAHIGFTPQSEHALGGYRVQGRGDDAKRLIDDAVALADAGAFCVLMEMVPADTAAAVDAAVSVPTIGIGAGNVTTGQVLVWQDMAGLRGGKMAKFVKQYADLRTTLSDAAKAYGDDVRSGQFPGPEHTF, from the coding sequence ATGGCCTCTAGCAACAGCTCAGATTCAAGCGTGTCCGCTGAAGTACCCGCACCGTACGGCAACGGGCCGGCACAGCCGCCGGCTCCGCCGTCGGATTCGGCCAAAAAACCGGTGCCCAGAATCCGCACGCACCACCTGCAGCAGGCCAAGACGAACGGTGAGCACTTTGCCATGCTCACCGCGTATGAGCAGTACACGGCGGAGATTTTCGATCAGGCAGGAATCGAGGTGCTGCTGGTGGGTGACTCGGCGTCGAACAATGTGTTCGGGAACGAAACGAGCCTACCGGTCACAGTGGACGAGCTGCTTCCACTGTGCCGCGCCGTGGCACGCTCGGCCAAGCGGGCGCTCGTGGTGGCGGATCTGCCGTTTGGCAGTTACGAGGTTTCCGCGCAGCAGGCTGTTGCCACTGGCGTCCGGTTCCTTAAGGAGGGCCTGGCCCACGCCGTGAAGATTGAGGGAGGCACGTTCTACGCCGAGACAGTCCGGGCCATGGTCCAGGCCGGCATTCCGGTGATGGCGCACATTGGCTTCACCCCGCAGAGTGAGCATGCGCTGGGCGGTTACCGGGTGCAAGGCCGTGGAGATGATGCAAAACGCCTGATCGACGACGCCGTCGCGTTGGCAGACGCCGGAGCCTTCTGTGTGCTGATGGAAATGGTTCCTGCTGACACCGCTGCCGCCGTGGACGCGGCGGTTTCTGTTCCCACCATCGGCATCGGTGCGGGCAACGTCACCACCGGCCAGGTGCTGGTCTGGCAGGACATGGCAGGGCTGCGCGGCGGGAAAATGGCCAAATTCGTCAAGCAGTACGCGGATCTCCGGACCACACTCAGCGACGCGGCAAAAGCCTACGGGGACGACGTCCGCTCCGGGCAGTTCCCCGGCCCGGAGCACACCTTCTAG
- the glnA gene encoding type I glutamate--ammonia ligase, which produces MDRQQEFVLRTIEERDVRFVRLWFTDVVGSLKSVALAPAEVEGAFEEGLGFDGSAIEGLARVFESDMLAQPDPSTFQILPWRGETEQTSRMFCDILTPDGEPSAADPRNVLKRTLAKAADMGFTCYTHPEIEFYLLKSQEPGPDGSPVPVDEGGYFDHVPGGVAQDFRRTAVTMLESVGISVEFSHHEAGPGQNEIDLRYADALQTADNIMTFRTVIKEVALQQDTYATFMPKPFTAHPGSGMHTHFSLFEGDTNAFYEAGAEFQLSETARQFIAGILKHAPEFTAVTNQFVNSYKRLWGGGEAPSYLSWGHNNRSALVRVPLYKPGKGQSARVEYRGIDSAANPYLAYAVLLGAGLKGIEEGYQLPAAAEDDIWSLSSAERRAMGHDPLPASLHDAIRTMEDSELMPQILGEQVFEHFLRNKRAEWQDYRLQVTPYELQRNLGIL; this is translated from the coding sequence ATGGACCGCCAGCAAGAGTTTGTCCTGCGCACGATCGAAGAGCGTGACGTGCGGTTTGTGCGTTTGTGGTTCACCGACGTCGTGGGTTCGCTCAAGTCGGTTGCGCTTGCGCCGGCCGAAGTCGAAGGCGCCTTTGAAGAGGGCCTGGGCTTTGACGGCTCCGCCATCGAGGGCCTGGCGCGGGTGTTTGAATCCGACATGCTGGCACAGCCGGATCCTTCCACGTTCCAGATTCTGCCCTGGCGCGGCGAGACCGAACAGACGTCGCGGATGTTCTGCGACATCCTGACGCCCGACGGCGAACCCTCCGCTGCGGATCCCCGCAACGTCCTCAAGCGCACGCTAGCCAAGGCAGCGGACATGGGGTTCACGTGCTACACGCACCCGGAGATCGAGTTCTACCTGCTCAAGTCCCAGGAGCCCGGCCCGGACGGTTCACCGGTACCCGTAGATGAGGGAGGCTACTTCGACCACGTTCCGGGCGGCGTGGCCCAGGACTTCCGCCGTACGGCTGTGACCATGCTGGAATCGGTGGGGATTTCCGTTGAATTCAGCCACCACGAAGCCGGCCCGGGCCAGAATGAGATTGACCTCCGCTACGCAGACGCCCTGCAGACGGCGGACAACATCATGACGTTCCGGACCGTCATCAAGGAAGTGGCGCTCCAGCAGGACACCTACGCCACCTTTATGCCCAAGCCGTTCACCGCGCACCCGGGTTCCGGCATGCACACCCATTTTTCCCTCTTCGAAGGGGACACCAACGCCTTCTACGAGGCCGGTGCCGAATTCCAGCTCTCCGAGACTGCCCGCCAGTTCATTGCCGGCATCCTGAAGCATGCCCCTGAATTCACGGCTGTGACCAACCAGTTCGTGAACTCCTACAAACGCCTCTGGGGTGGCGGCGAAGCTCCCAGCTACCTGAGCTGGGGCCACAACAACCGCTCCGCCCTGGTCCGGGTTCCGCTTTACAAGCCCGGCAAGGGCCAGTCCGCACGGGTCGAATACCGCGGCATTGACTCCGCCGCCAATCCCTACCTTGCCTACGCTGTTCTCCTGGGTGCCGGTCTGAAGGGAATCGAGGAGGGTTACCAGTTGCCTGCCGCGGCTGAGGATGATATCTGGTCACTGAGCTCGGCCGAGCGTCGTGCCATGGGCCATGACCCGCTTCCGGCAAGCCTGCACGATGCCATCAGGACAATGGAGGACTCCGAGTTGATGCCGCAGATCCTGGGCGAACAGGTCTTCGAGCACTTCCTGCGCAACAAGCGCGCTGAATGGCAGGACTACCGTCTGCAGGTCACCCCGTACGAGCTGCAGCGCAACCTCGGCATCCTTTAG
- a CDS encoding bifunctional [glutamine synthetase] adenylyltransferase/[glutamine synthetase]-adenylyl-L-tyrosine phosphorylase, translated as MSLARRLISAGFSDLDKGERFLAAPELDGIDQDTLFAGLRLAANPDTALQSLVRLIEKHPDLRELAAADTDTSEPLYRVLGASEALGEFLIRHPEHLDAFDVTASPEPVQAERAELRARLLKSVRADPKSTRPVAGMSGPEAYEALRTAYRRGVVDLAVKDLCAADPLDFMPAVGAELADLAGAAIEAALAVSRAEAADQFDASEVAGVGLAVIGMGKCGARELNYISDVDVIYVIEAGGLEDARANTIGTTLATGISRAISSPAREPGLWEVDANLRPEGKSGPLVRTLASHQSYYARWAESWEFQALLKARTIAGDTGLGGRYEAAVSPLIWTSASRDGFVESVQAMRRRVTDHIPAAEEQRQIKLGRGGLRDVEFTVQLLQLVHGKSDESLRCRDTTSAIAALSAGGYIGRADAADFDHAYRYLRLLEHRIQLFQLRRTHLMPVKDASLRALAKAVLGPFSNERPHPDALMAAWQKTKRSVRELHERIFYRPLLNTAAKLSSEEARLSPEAAQGRLAALGYLDPQGALRHIEALTAGVSRRAALQRQLLPILLGWLAEGVDPDAGLLAFRRVSEALGTTHWYLGMLRDSKAAAERLCHVLANSRLIADLLEVSPESVAWLGSDKELAPLGFEAQWQEISSKMSRHADPGSAMRLIRLIRRREILRIAIADSAGLLAQDDVGSALADTDRAAMLGALRVAENMVSAKGPLKTSVLVVAMGRQGGREIGYGSDADVMYVHRGLPGVPDDEAQQQAAQIVGHVSSLLTQPLKPAIMAERVLMVDADLRPEGKSGAMVRSLESYGEYYRRWSLVWEAQALLRARPMAGDDRLAADFLELIEPLRYPEVLSAQDIREVRRVKARVESERLPRGADPARHLKLGRGGLSDVEWLVQLLQLEHAGKHPELRTTSTVRALEAAAALGLLEEADAALLLETWRLASRIRSANVIWTGRTSDLLLSSRRDLEAVARWCGYEPGNAAALEEDYLRLSRRARGVFEKVFYGQ; from the coding sequence GTGAGCCTTGCCCGTCGTCTCATTTCGGCCGGATTCAGCGATCTGGACAAGGGCGAAAGGTTTCTGGCTGCCCCCGAGCTGGACGGCATCGACCAGGACACCCTGTTCGCCGGCCTCCGTCTCGCAGCCAACCCGGATACTGCGCTGCAGTCTCTGGTCCGGCTGATCGAGAAGCACCCGGACCTGCGCGAACTCGCTGCCGCCGATACGGACACCAGCGAACCGCTCTACCGCGTCCTCGGCGCATCGGAAGCCCTGGGCGAATTCCTGATCCGCCATCCAGAGCACCTCGACGCCTTCGATGTCACGGCGAGCCCGGAACCGGTCCAGGCAGAGCGGGCAGAGCTCCGTGCCCGGCTGCTGAAGTCCGTCCGTGCGGATCCGAAATCGACCCGGCCGGTGGCCGGGATGTCCGGCCCGGAGGCCTATGAGGCGCTTCGGACTGCCTACCGCCGCGGTGTGGTGGACCTCGCCGTCAAGGACCTCTGCGCGGCGGATCCGCTGGACTTTATGCCTGCCGTCGGCGCTGAACTGGCTGATCTGGCCGGCGCTGCAATTGAAGCGGCGCTTGCCGTCTCCCGTGCCGAGGCAGCGGACCAGTTCGACGCTTCGGAGGTGGCCGGTGTGGGGCTGGCCGTGATCGGAATGGGCAAGTGCGGAGCGCGGGAGCTTAACTACATTTCCGACGTCGATGTCATCTACGTCATTGAAGCCGGCGGACTGGAGGATGCCCGCGCCAATACGATCGGCACGACACTTGCCACGGGCATTTCACGGGCGATCTCGTCCCCTGCCCGGGAACCCGGGCTGTGGGAAGTGGATGCCAATCTGCGGCCTGAGGGCAAGTCCGGGCCGCTGGTCCGTACACTGGCATCGCACCAGAGCTATTACGCGCGCTGGGCGGAAAGCTGGGAATTCCAGGCATTGTTGAAAGCGCGGACCATCGCCGGGGACACCGGGCTGGGTGGACGCTACGAAGCCGCAGTCTCGCCCCTGATCTGGACGTCGGCCAGCCGCGACGGTTTTGTCGAATCCGTGCAGGCGATGCGGAGGCGCGTCACGGACCACATCCCGGCCGCCGAGGAACAACGGCAGATCAAGCTGGGACGCGGCGGGCTGCGTGACGTCGAGTTCACGGTCCAGTTGCTGCAGCTGGTGCACGGGAAATCGGACGAATCACTCCGCTGCAGGGACACGACTTCGGCTATCGCGGCGCTTTCCGCCGGCGGATACATCGGCCGCGCCGACGCCGCCGATTTTGACCACGCCTACCGCTACCTGCGCCTCCTCGAGCATCGGATCCAGCTGTTCCAGCTGCGCCGTACGCACCTGATGCCGGTCAAGGACGCATCACTTCGCGCCCTCGCCAAGGCTGTGCTGGGGCCGTTCTCCAACGAGCGACCCCACCCGGATGCGCTGATGGCGGCCTGGCAGAAAACCAAGCGGTCAGTCCGAGAACTCCATGAACGTATTTTCTACCGCCCGCTGCTGAATACAGCCGCCAAACTGAGCAGTGAAGAAGCCAGGCTGTCACCGGAAGCGGCCCAGGGCCGGCTCGCGGCACTGGGGTATCTTGATCCGCAGGGCGCCCTGCGCCACATCGAGGCACTCACTGCCGGTGTCAGCCGGCGCGCTGCGCTGCAGCGCCAGCTGCTGCCCATCCTGCTGGGCTGGCTCGCCGAGGGGGTGGATCCAGACGCCGGTCTGCTGGCTTTCCGCCGTGTCAGCGAGGCTTTGGGGACCACACACTGGTATCTGGGCATGCTGAGGGACTCGAAGGCTGCCGCCGAGCGCCTGTGCCATGTGCTGGCCAATTCACGGCTCATCGCGGACCTGCTGGAAGTCTCGCCGGAGTCGGTGGCGTGGCTGGGATCTGACAAGGAACTCGCGCCGCTGGGTTTCGAGGCCCAGTGGCAGGAAATCAGCTCGAAGATGTCCCGGCACGCGGACCCGGGAAGCGCGATGCGGCTGATCCGGCTGATCCGGCGAAGAGAAATTCTGCGGATTGCCATAGCAGACAGCGCCGGACTGCTGGCGCAGGACGACGTGGGTTCCGCCCTGGCGGATACTGACCGCGCGGCTATGCTCGGGGCGCTGCGGGTAGCCGAAAACATGGTCTCGGCAAAAGGTCCGCTGAAAACCAGCGTGCTGGTGGTGGCCATGGGGCGGCAGGGCGGACGGGAGATCGGCTACGGTTCCGATGCCGACGTGATGTACGTCCACCGCGGCCTGCCGGGGGTCCCTGACGACGAGGCCCAGCAGCAGGCGGCCCAGATCGTGGGGCACGTCTCCAGCCTGCTGACCCAGCCGCTCAAGCCGGCCATCATGGCAGAGCGCGTGCTGATGGTCGACGCCGATCTGCGCCCCGAAGGCAAAAGCGGGGCCATGGTGCGGTCTCTGGAATCGTACGGGGAGTACTACCGCCGGTGGTCGCTGGTGTGGGAAGCCCAGGCGCTATTGCGCGCGAGGCCCATGGCGGGCGATGACCGTCTGGCCGCTGATTTCCTTGAACTCATCGAGCCGCTCCGCTACCCGGAGGTGCTCTCGGCGCAGGATATCCGGGAGGTCCGCCGGGTGAAGGCGCGGGTTGAGTCCGAGCGGCTGCCCCGCGGCGCTGATCCCGCCCGTCACCTGAAACTGGGACGCGGAGGCCTGAGCGACGTCGAGTGGCTGGTACAGCTGCTCCAGCTCGAGCATGCCGGAAAGCACCCGGAACTGCGCACCACTTCCACAGTCCGGGCGCTTGAGGCGGCGGCTGCCCTGGGACTGCTGGAAGAGGCCGATGCTGCCCTCCTGCTGGAGACATGGCGGCTCGCGAGCCGCATCCGGTCGGCAAATGTGATCTGGACAGGCAGGACTTCGGATCTGCTGCTGTCGTCCCGGAGGGATCTTGAGGCAGTTGCACGGTGGTGCGGTTATGAGCCCGGAAACGCCGCGGCCCTCGAGGAAGATTATCTTCGGCTCAGCAGGCGTGCCCGGGGTGTTTTCGAGAAGGTCTTCTACGGACAGTAG